The following are from one region of the Apostichopus japonicus isolate 1M-3 chromosome 17, ASM3797524v1, whole genome shotgun sequence genome:
- the LOC139984047 gene encoding pumilio homolog 1-like isoform X2 has translation MENGDWSSTTTVERGQGDMESSMTGARTGYTRAPQPRSRDDAAVGYFYQRPSNNDLSQAGMMAKHKWTSGDDSVIDQVRTADLSKMTSEFQALQLEDMKGRHIEGYGSPKKYWGTDDKGGLFLNQNEWSQGGQGAWGMSGTEHSVSQPIMVQRRQLSPGSYQGHENSVLSPRSDTSGLGLSMVEYVLGSSPRVKPISGEIDHKLHQMKNRYGINAVTPNHEQADSKSNQNKNSKTPSPYEEVLESHKEVQNGGEPLQVQNEDQSVYSMNNGQPPSSEPIENQVGQQQEVAPPHHMVDAQYQNGPVKGHREVPPEQYLNSEVPNQLEIDTGGGGPESGMEPLQFEYPGNNQMVQNMGSPGFVEYSQQQQMFQQRQPTPQQALALQQQQQQYAMAAAQQQQQQQQQMGMAPTFANPYIFTGAPPAQDPYTLSLAATMQGQPQMIQPQYAYGVAPWGALYPMNIVQQQGGAAQPNQPPQGQQQPGQQPTQQPSSGRSQNGSRPMTPQAQPQGQGQAPNDQGVGNSTPGAMQGIAQPQAFTAPGYPIMTPTYYDQSGNLFMGGPRPGLGTPVRLMPHGAAPVMVSGAQQIPTANGYSVMMANQAQAQAQQQQAAAQQGQQGSMTHSGMSMYTNGAAAAAAQMQSNPTSGGGMGSFTAQSQNSGAFGSGTFGGLGNSMGPIGTGAGIGSSGTETPTQRRDSFSGATGEYKRSLSMSQFYGSSPQLGTFGMSPTHTGSMTPPPTQSTLSGLGLDHLLGSATGSWSRPKTDWGDVKYRSGSTSSTGSAGWGSSSLFPPRSLRSSAYMEKSAPGRSRLLEDFRNNRFPNLQLRDLLSHFVEFSQDQHGSRFIQQKLERATPQERQIVFQEIIGSSYKLMNDVFGNYVIQKFFEFGTPEQKKALAQRIKGSVLQLALQMYGCRVIQKALESITADLQVEMVKELDGHVLKCVKDQNGNHVVQKCIECVDPVSMQFIVEAFRGQVYSLSTHPYGCRVIQRILEHCTPEQTKPILDELHSQTEALVQDQYGNYVIQHVLEHGRPEDKSKIVAEIRGKVLVLSQHKFASNAVEKCITHSCRPERAILIDEVCSYNDGSGHSALFTMMKDQYANYVVQKMIDVSEPNQRKVLIRKIQPYVIHLRKYPYGKHILAKLEKFFMKNNEINPFVSPPNGTL, from the exons ATGGAGAATGGAGATTGGAGCAGTACGACGACAGTTGAGCGAGGGCAGGGTGACATGGAGTCGTCCATGACTGGTGCTAGGACCGGATACACCCGGGCACCTCAACCCAGGTCACGAGACGACGCAGCCGTGGGCTATTTTTATCAGAGGCCCTCCAACAATGACCTAAGTCAGGCAGGGATGATGGCCAAGCACAAGTGGACCAGTGGGGATGATAGCGTGATTGATCAG GTTCGGACAGCAGATTTATCAAAAATGACAAGTGAATTCCAAGCACTACAATTAGAGGACATGAAGGGAAGACATATAGAGGGGTACGGATCACCGAAAAAGTACTGGGGCACTGATGACAAGGGTGGACTCTTTCTCAATCAAAACGAATGGTCTCAAGGTGGACAAGGTGCCTGGGGAATGTCAG GCACAGAGCACTCTGTTTCCCAGCCAATCATGGTGCAACGTAGACAACTCTCTCCGGGGAGCTATCAGGGTCATGAGAATTCTGTGCTTTCACCCAGATCAGACACCAGCGGTCTCGGACTGAGTATGGTGGAGTACGTCCTGGGATCGTCTCCGAGAGTGAAGCCAATCTCGGGCGAGATTGACCACAAATTACATCAAATGAAGAACAGATAT GGTATAAATGCTGTGACCCCCAATCACGAACAAGCGGACTCAAAATCTAACCAGAATAAAAATAGCAAGACGCCCTCGCCGTATGAGGAAGTTTTAGAAAGTCATAAAGAAGTCCAAAATGGAGGGGAACCGCTGCAGGTACAAAACGAAGACCAGAGCGTGTACAG TATGAACAACGGCCAACCCCCCTCGTCCGAACCTATTGAAAACCAAGTGGGACAACAGCAGGAGGTGGCCCCTCCCCATCACATGGTTGATGCACAGTACCAGAATGGACCGGTCAAAGGTCACAGGGAGGTACCTCCCGAGCAGTATCTGAATTCGGAGGTGCCGAACCAGCTGGAAATTGATACCGGTGGGGGCGGTCCGGAGTCGGGCATGGAACCCCTGCAGTTTGAGTACCCGGGAAATAACCAGATGGTACAAAATATGGGCAGTCCTGGATTTGTGGAGTACAGCCAACAACAACAG ATGTTCCAACAGAGGCAGCCGACGCCACAGCAAGCCCTCGCCCTCcaacagcagcaacagcagTACGCAATGGCAGCTGCCCAGCAACAgcagcaacagcaacaacaaatgG GTATGGCGCCAACGTTTGCCAATCCTTACATCTTTACCGGTGCACCACCCGCACAGGACCCTTACACACTTAGCTTGGCTGCCACCATGCAGG GCCAGCCACAGATGATCCAGCCACAGTATGCCTATGGGGTAGCCCCCTGGGGTGCTCTGTACCCGATGAACATCGTACAACAGCAGGGAGGAGCAGCCCAACCGAACCAACCGCCTCAGGGACAACAACAG CCAGGGCAACAGCCAACTCAACAGCCTTCATCAGGTCGAAGTCAGAATGGATCTCGACCCATGACCCCTCAGGCACAACCCCAGGGGCAGGGTCAGGCCCCGAATGACCAGGGTGTCGGGAACTCTACGCCAGGAGCTATGCAAGGAATTGCTCAGCCACAGGCTTTTACCGCGCCAG GATATCCGATCATGACTCCAACATACTATGACCAAAGCGGTAACCTGTTTATGGGAGGACCAAGGCCAGGACTGGGGACTCCAGTCAGACTGATGCCCCACGGTGCTGCTCCAGTGATGGTCAGCGGAGCTCAACAAA TTCCGACAGCCAACGGATACAGCGTAATGATGGCCAATCAGGCACAGGCGCAGGCCCAACAGCAGCAGGCAGCTGCCCAGCAGGGCCAGCAGGGCAGCATGACCCACAGTGGTATGTCCATGTACACTAACGGTGCCGCGGCGGCCGCAGCCCAGATGCAGTCCAACCCCACCAGCGGAGGTGGTATGGGATCCTTTACGGCCCAGAGTCAGAACAGCGGTGCCTTTGGGAGCGGGACGTTCGGTGGGCTAGGAAATTCCATGGGACCAATCGGGACAGGTGCGG GTATCGGCAGCTCGGGTACGGAGACGCCGACCCAGCGACGGGACTCGTTCTCCGGAGCCACAGGAGAGTACAAGCGTAGCCTGAGCATGAGCCAGTTTTACGGCAGCTCACCCCAGTTGGGTACATTCGGGATGTCCCCGACCCACACGGGATCCATGACACCACCACCGACACAGAGCACGTTGAGCGGGCTCGGATTAG ATCACCTGTTGGGCAGCGCGACTGGTTCCTGGTCCAGACCCAAGACGGATTGGGGTG ATGTCAAATATCGCAGCGGGTCTACTTCGTCAACAGGCAGTGCAGGTTGGGGGTCCAGTTCCCTGTTCCCGCCTCGCAGCCTGAGAAGCTCCGCCTACATGGAGAAGAGCGCCCCCGGCAGGAGCCGTCTCCTGGAGGACTTCCGGAACAACCGTTTCCCGAACCTCCAACTGCGCGACCTACTCAGCCACTTTGTCGAGTTCTCCCAGGACCAGCACGGCTCTCGCTTCATCCAGCAGAAACTGGAGAGGGCGACCCCCCAGGAGCGGCAGATCGTTTTCCAGGAGATCATCGGGAGCTCGTACAAGCTGATGAATGACGTCTTTGGCAACTATGTGATCCAAAAGTTCTTTGAGTTTGGCACGCCGGAACAGAAGAAGGCCCTGGCCCAGAGGATCAAGGGAAGCGTCTTGCAGTTGGCGCTCCAGATGTACGGATGCCGAGTGATTCAGAAGGCCCTGGAGTCCATCACTGCGGACCTGCAG GTCGAGATGGTCAAAGAACTGGACGGACATGTCCTGAAGTGCGTCAAGGATCAGAACGGGAACCACGTGGTGCAGAAGTGCATAGAGTGCGTTGACCCTGTGTCCATGCAGTTCATCGTGGAAGCCTTCAGAGGACAG gTTTACTCGCTATCAACTCATCCATACGGCTGTCGTGTTATCCAGAGAATCTTGGAGCACTGCACCCCAGAGCAGACAAAACCAATCTTAGATGAGCTTCACTCTCAGACAGAGGCCCTCGTACAAGATCAGTATGGCAACTATGTCATCCAG cACGTGTTGGAGCATGGCAGACCAGAAGACAAGAGCAAGATAGTTGCTGAGATTAGAGGAAAAGTTCTGGTCTTGAGTCAGCACAAGTTTGCCAG tAATGCAGTGGAGAAGTGCATTACTCACTCCTGCCGTCCTGAGAGGGCCATCCTGATAGATGAGGTGTGCTCCTACAACGATGG GAGCGGCCACAGTGCCCTGTTCACCATGATGAAGGACCAATACGCAAACTACGTGGTGCAGAAGATGATCGACGTGTCCGAGCCGAACCAGCGCAAGGTGCTCATCCGTAAGATCCAGCCCTACGTGATACACCTTCGGAAGTACCCCTACGGGAAACACATCCTCGCCAAGCTGGAGAAATTCTTCATGAAGAACAACGAAATCAACCCCTTTGTGTCGCCCCCGAACGGAACCCTGTGA
- the LOC139984047 gene encoding pumilio homolog 1-like isoform X5: MENGDWSSTTTVERGQGDMESSMTGARTGYTRAPQPRSRDDAAVGYFYQRPSNNDLSQAGMMAKHKWTSGDDSVIDQVRTADLSKMTSEFQALQLEDMKGRHIEGYGSPKKYWGTDDKGGLFLNQNEWSQGGQGAWGMSGTEHSVSQPIMVQRRQLSPGSYQGHENSVLSPRSDTSGLGLSMVEYVLGSSPRVKPISGEIDHKLHQMKNRYGINAVTPNHEQADSKSNQNKNSKTPSPYEEVLESHKEVQNGGEPLQVQNEDQSVYSMNNGQPPSSEPIENQVGQQQEVAPPHHMVDAQYQNGPVKGHREVPPEQYLNSEVPNQLEIDTGGGGPESGMEPLQFEYPGNNQMVQNMGSPGFVEYSQQQQQMFQQRQPTPQQALALQQQQQQYAMAAAQQQQQQQQQMGMAPTFANPYIFTGAPPAQDPYTLSLAATMQGQPQMIQPQYAYGVAPWGALYPMNIVQQQGGAAQPNQPPQGQQQPGQQPTQQPSSGRSQNGSRPMTPQAQPQGQGQAPNDQGVGNSTPGAMQGIAQPQAFTAPGYPIMTPTYYDQSGNLFMGGPRPGLGTPVRLMPHGAAPVMVSGAQQSIGSSGTETPTQRRDSFSGATGEYKRSLSMSQFYGSSPQLGTFGMSPTHTGSMTPPPTQSTLSGLGLDHLLGSATGSWSRPKTDWGDVKYRSGSTSSTGSAGWGSSSLFPPRSLRSSAYMEKSAPGRSRLLEDFRNNRFPNLQLRDLLSHFVEFSQDQHGSRFIQQKLERATPQERQIVFQEIIGSSYKLMNDVFGNYVIQKFFEFGTPEQKKALAQRIKGSVLQLALQMYGCRVIQKALESITADLQVEMVKELDGHVLKCVKDQNGNHVVQKCIECVDPVSMQFIVEAFRGQVYSLSTHPYGCRVIQRILEHCTPEQTKPILDELHSQTEALVQDQYGNYVIQHVLEHGRPEDKSKIVAEIRGKVLVLSQHKFASNAVEKCITHSCRPERAILIDEVCSYNDGSGHSALFTMMKDQYANYVVQKMIDVSEPNQRKVLIRKIQPYVIHLRKYPYGKHILAKLEKFFMKNNEINPFVSPPNGTL; the protein is encoded by the exons ATGGAGAATGGAGATTGGAGCAGTACGACGACAGTTGAGCGAGGGCAGGGTGACATGGAGTCGTCCATGACTGGTGCTAGGACCGGATACACCCGGGCACCTCAACCCAGGTCACGAGACGACGCAGCCGTGGGCTATTTTTATCAGAGGCCCTCCAACAATGACCTAAGTCAGGCAGGGATGATGGCCAAGCACAAGTGGACCAGTGGGGATGATAGCGTGATTGATCAG GTTCGGACAGCAGATTTATCAAAAATGACAAGTGAATTCCAAGCACTACAATTAGAGGACATGAAGGGAAGACATATAGAGGGGTACGGATCACCGAAAAAGTACTGGGGCACTGATGACAAGGGTGGACTCTTTCTCAATCAAAACGAATGGTCTCAAGGTGGACAAGGTGCCTGGGGAATGTCAG GCACAGAGCACTCTGTTTCCCAGCCAATCATGGTGCAACGTAGACAACTCTCTCCGGGGAGCTATCAGGGTCATGAGAATTCTGTGCTTTCACCCAGATCAGACACCAGCGGTCTCGGACTGAGTATGGTGGAGTACGTCCTGGGATCGTCTCCGAGAGTGAAGCCAATCTCGGGCGAGATTGACCACAAATTACATCAAATGAAGAACAGATAT GGTATAAATGCTGTGACCCCCAATCACGAACAAGCGGACTCAAAATCTAACCAGAATAAAAATAGCAAGACGCCCTCGCCGTATGAGGAAGTTTTAGAAAGTCATAAAGAAGTCCAAAATGGAGGGGAACCGCTGCAGGTACAAAACGAAGACCAGAGCGTGTACAG TATGAACAACGGCCAACCCCCCTCGTCCGAACCTATTGAAAACCAAGTGGGACAACAGCAGGAGGTGGCCCCTCCCCATCACATGGTTGATGCACAGTACCAGAATGGACCGGTCAAAGGTCACAGGGAGGTACCTCCCGAGCAGTATCTGAATTCGGAGGTGCCGAACCAGCTGGAAATTGATACCGGTGGGGGCGGTCCGGAGTCGGGCATGGAACCCCTGCAGTTTGAGTACCCGGGAAATAACCAGATGGTACAAAATATGGGCAGTCCTGGATTTGTGGAGTACAGCCAACAACAACAG CAGATGTTCCAACAGAGGCAGCCGACGCCACAGCAAGCCCTCGCCCTCcaacagcagcaacagcagTACGCAATGGCAGCTGCCCAGCAACAgcagcaacagcaacaacaaatgG GTATGGCGCCAACGTTTGCCAATCCTTACATCTTTACCGGTGCACCACCCGCACAGGACCCTTACACACTTAGCTTGGCTGCCACCATGCAGG GCCAGCCACAGATGATCCAGCCACAGTATGCCTATGGGGTAGCCCCCTGGGGTGCTCTGTACCCGATGAACATCGTACAACAGCAGGGAGGAGCAGCCCAACCGAACCAACCGCCTCAGGGACAACAACAG CCAGGGCAACAGCCAACTCAACAGCCTTCATCAGGTCGAAGTCAGAATGGATCTCGACCCATGACCCCTCAGGCACAACCCCAGGGGCAGGGTCAGGCCCCGAATGACCAGGGTGTCGGGAACTCTACGCCAGGAGCTATGCAAGGAATTGCTCAGCCACAGGCTTTTACCGCGCCAG GATATCCGATCATGACTCCAACATACTATGACCAAAGCGGTAACCTGTTTATGGGAGGACCAAGGCCAGGACTGGGGACTCCAGTCAGACTGATGCCCCACGGTGCTGCTCCAGTGATGGTCAGCGGAGCTCAACAAA GTATCGGCAGCTCGGGTACGGAGACGCCGACCCAGCGACGGGACTCGTTCTCCGGAGCCACAGGAGAGTACAAGCGTAGCCTGAGCATGAGCCAGTTTTACGGCAGCTCACCCCAGTTGGGTACATTCGGGATGTCCCCGACCCACACGGGATCCATGACACCACCACCGACACAGAGCACGTTGAGCGGGCTCGGATTAG ATCACCTGTTGGGCAGCGCGACTGGTTCCTGGTCCAGACCCAAGACGGATTGGGGTG ATGTCAAATATCGCAGCGGGTCTACTTCGTCAACAGGCAGTGCAGGTTGGGGGTCCAGTTCCCTGTTCCCGCCTCGCAGCCTGAGAAGCTCCGCCTACATGGAGAAGAGCGCCCCCGGCAGGAGCCGTCTCCTGGAGGACTTCCGGAACAACCGTTTCCCGAACCTCCAACTGCGCGACCTACTCAGCCACTTTGTCGAGTTCTCCCAGGACCAGCACGGCTCTCGCTTCATCCAGCAGAAACTGGAGAGGGCGACCCCCCAGGAGCGGCAGATCGTTTTCCAGGAGATCATCGGGAGCTCGTACAAGCTGATGAATGACGTCTTTGGCAACTATGTGATCCAAAAGTTCTTTGAGTTTGGCACGCCGGAACAGAAGAAGGCCCTGGCCCAGAGGATCAAGGGAAGCGTCTTGCAGTTGGCGCTCCAGATGTACGGATGCCGAGTGATTCAGAAGGCCCTGGAGTCCATCACTGCGGACCTGCAG GTCGAGATGGTCAAAGAACTGGACGGACATGTCCTGAAGTGCGTCAAGGATCAGAACGGGAACCACGTGGTGCAGAAGTGCATAGAGTGCGTTGACCCTGTGTCCATGCAGTTCATCGTGGAAGCCTTCAGAGGACAG gTTTACTCGCTATCAACTCATCCATACGGCTGTCGTGTTATCCAGAGAATCTTGGAGCACTGCACCCCAGAGCAGACAAAACCAATCTTAGATGAGCTTCACTCTCAGACAGAGGCCCTCGTACAAGATCAGTATGGCAACTATGTCATCCAG cACGTGTTGGAGCATGGCAGACCAGAAGACAAGAGCAAGATAGTTGCTGAGATTAGAGGAAAAGTTCTGGTCTTGAGTCAGCACAAGTTTGCCAG tAATGCAGTGGAGAAGTGCATTACTCACTCCTGCCGTCCTGAGAGGGCCATCCTGATAGATGAGGTGTGCTCCTACAACGATGG GAGCGGCCACAGTGCCCTGTTCACCATGATGAAGGACCAATACGCAAACTACGTGGTGCAGAAGATGATCGACGTGTCCGAGCCGAACCAGCGCAAGGTGCTCATCCGTAAGATCCAGCCCTACGTGATACACCTTCGGAAGTACCCCTACGGGAAACACATCCTCGCCAAGCTGGAGAAATTCTTCATGAAGAACAACGAAATCAACCCCTTTGTGTCGCCCCCGAACGGAACCCTGTGA